The DNA region gaaaagagcataaACCGAAAAAGAAAATTCTGGGGGTTCCTCGCCCAAAATATTTcgaccttttttttgttttgccactTATGATAAGctacagggtgaccactcagtcccattttcaaattccagaCTTTCTTCAGACTTTTccataaactcaaaaaataggcatttcttatctaaataatgatttcaaacaaaaaactctttataaaaaaagttaatatcaGGCGTCGAAAATAatctaaacaaatttaaaaaatcaaactatttaaaattgtcataaaaaaaagaaactcaaCATAAACTCcttgaaaaatacttaaaaaatggaAGCACTCATtaggattagtgcgctgaccacggggacgcgctgtcttgtttttgcatgctcattttcatttcttttgtgtcgctgtttgtgtgcttgggtgcgtagttattatatataggtgaagggattttattaaatgatcattatattacagtattatatttaattgattatataaccacactatattttacacttaacacattgtacaaaacacatatgaaactgtaaactggagcgtttggtacggtatgtccacgcatcattcctcccctgtagattctatgAAATATGATccattctcagaatcctctctcggtaaacacaacgtagtagggctggccgctttaatttttgcaatacattttcgggtgttctcggatgtactgcaattattaataatgacaagaaaagtgcttggggcgtaatctaatcacaagactttccagcatgctttcatcggactggctgcgtttgtgttggattagattagataagattaaaaAATGGAAGAACTCATTATTTTGATCCAGAGTAGAAACATaaacatatctaaaaaaaaaattattaggtcctataaacatatgaaacaaaatagctaattggaccttttcaaaaactcactttttacacacttggtcactttttcgtttgacacatttttagtttgtaccccgttggttggtcaaagtcgaactaaaaagtgacgaactgtcactttttacacggcgctcacacacactatcaaaacaaacgtttggtagtgtgtgtgaactccgtgtaaaagaagTGTcatactaaaaagtgacccagttcgtttgacaacagttggtgtcaaaccatcggggtttgagtgtaatagACTTTGAAAATAACCGAAAgctcaaaaatacttaaaatcccAATGATAATTTTTATAACTGGCAAACgtaaagtttttgatacttcatttcaattggaaatggcaaaaagttaaagataactgaataCAACATTTTATTCTTAGcctcatttcatttaaaatcaaagaacgctcaaaacatgatttcaacggatttggaaaaatatctaggaataagtttaaaaattataggaaaaaaatattttaaattactttatgAATATCTtccaccaaaacaaaacaaaagccaAACTCAAGTTGAATCTCTTTTCAAATATTGAATCAATATCAAAACAGAATCATAACTTTAAGCTGGCCTTAATCGTTGAAATTAAGTTCTATTTTTCTATCTGTTTTTCATTAGCTGTGTTGTAGTTTTTAGTTGAATTTGTTAGATACATTGatcttgtttgataaacaaaaattagttaaaatcggttgattcatgaaaaaaatattctgaaaatcTGTATCCAATGCATGCAATGTTTATTAGGATTTTTAACGTCttaaatatcattttcattCTTAAATAGATTGACAAAGTGAAagtaaccttaaatttaaaataaattactatggaaaaatttagtgaatttaatttgaaaattgtagaaaatatgataaaattattcaagagttagaaaataattttcaatcaagtatGCTTGGGATTTCAGACTTTTCCCGACTTAACCCtcaacaacccaaccccgcctttagacgggcttcgatctaaaaaatcgccaaaaatcaattttccaaccgatttttgatcttcaaaaagcattggaaaaagaactcttaaaattttagaaaatttcagggttggaagttttacttgttttatgtgctgtgccaatgtttttaaaaatgttattttttttaggggtcaactttggctgtgttttttactatcatttcctatattttcagtaaaaagaagtatgcagtaatttgtgtagtgtcccagactatgcacctacgcatttttttgcaatttaaataatgatggtgccattctaaagcagaaaatgtgaaaaacatgcaaaaaatgaaaacgaaTGAAACGtgtaaaaattagataggcaaaatgtaattatattaggtgctATAATAGACCAAATGCTaccaaaaaacaaacataaactaaacaagataaatgcaaattaaaatactaaaaataaaacaagaaaaacttaaaacaagagaagtaaagtttttcgtagaacaaaagttgctcaaaatgacctcctgaacacgggaaaaataaatattttcgaaaaaaaatttgggcagtagagggttaatgacaaaaaatctaaaattcccaacttttttccgtttttttttgcagatttaggcgaatttccgacttttccgatttcccgacttgagtggccaccctggccTATTCCAAGTTAGGGTGGTCCCGAAAACGGTAATTTTgcgtcaatttaaaaaataacacatttttaaaaaaaatcgtaactccGTACCCCTTCAACCGACATTGGACGTAAAATAGTTTGAGGACCAACAAGTCCAGCCTGACATTTGAAAATATCGCatgaaacttaaaaatggcgttttgacggTGTCCGGACCAAAGAACCTatgcttgaaaatatttttatcggatccGGATTGACAATTTTTCGTAACATACTCGAAAAAGAGAGGTGTTAATTCACAGAATTTCGAGGTATGATTTATTGTAAATAAATACTGGGATTTTCGACAAAGAACgggaaaaaacaactttttcactGAAATTACGATaacttcaataacttttaacgcaatatcgacgctgtcgtgctatcttgtcgtttgtcgctttttgacgtttcgagaaaaacgcgttttaatgtttgaccttgaataaacaaaaacaagagcacgcaatgtaaacaatagcaaacacgttttgtttggttggccattctgtgaaatttcccgaagtttggttgattttggtcccggtcccgaagtttggttgatttttggtcccgagttataattacaattgTTAACGGTAGTCGCGCTTGTACCTGTGTAAAACGCGTTctaacctgaaatccctttggccagttgtcggaattacatcaattttcagggtgtgtcaagttagcacgataagattgaaacttctttcatacgAAGAACGACAACGATGCACGGAGTTTTGTTAACTgcaggcattgtgagctgcacaaaatggcgttcctcaatcaatttgactcaaaatgcacgatgcacgtacgacaagttggCACGACAACGACGATATGCTTTGTAGCACTACTTTCTCCAAGCTTTCTCTAAGCACTTTACACAACAAAACTGATTCTTATACGAATCGCCACACTTGATAAGCATTCTGGAGTAATTCATTAGTCAGAACTGGACAAAGTTTCCAATATGTTTCGTACTACATAAACACACCAATACCAAGAAAAACACACATGTTTCCCATCGGTAGAAGAAATGcaacccagtcacgacgttcttcacagaaaaaaaatcatggtaatattacatctgggaaggggtacatcttttatgtcagaaaaacggtgtcattttacctctggaaatgtgtaattttaccacttttctggtgtaatgtcactttttcagtctaaattgaggtaaaattacatcataaaagaggtaatattcaaccttccaaaattacagcttccaaatttacattattttttctgtgtagcaggattctagcagagtcctcacagagctggatattcttacagcactCTAGCAGAATTGTtctaccgttctagcaggattctggcagaaccagctctgctagaatatttcgtgactgggaaaGCATGTACCAACACATTTTTAGTCCTtttcaatagagttatctaagcccgagctcacgcacactagcaccccatttgttttgctgacgggtacaaaatttaacctcaatctttttcgtgtacgtacacgcaatacatgcgcacgtagatagctctatgcagagttatctacgtgcgcatgtattgcgtgtttgtacacgaagggtttttaggtttaaattagtacccgccagcaaaaacaaatggtaagctagtgtgcgtgagatcgggcttagatagctctatacaCCCATGTAGACGTCTCAAGATGTGTTTATTCTAAGCCGGCGTAAACAGCGAAAGTAAGCACTTTTTGTTGCCGTTGCCGAGTTGTCTTCAGCAGCAAATGAGGTATGTTTTGAtgcaagtattttcaaattatttctttgattAGGAATAATCACTTTTAGATCATGAAGGACATCAAAAGTGAAGTCGATCGTGCTTCGCCGGACGGTGCCAATCAAACGGATGAGGACAAAAATGCCGAATCTACAAGATCTCAAAACGTTGATAGTGCTGAGGTTGAAGCAGCGAATCCAAAGCCTATCAATCTGTTCACCGATCAACTGATAGAGGACATGATCAAATGCAATGTGGGTGCGGCGAAGGGAGCTAAGCCGGTGGAAGAGCCCAGTACTAGCAAAGGTGATCACGAGAATAAAgatgcaaaattcaaaaatgcaaaaggcGCTAAGGGGAATGCACCCAGGCGTCAACGAGAAAGAAATTTTGTGAATTCTCAGAAAAAAGAGCCACAAACGGACGGAAATCTTCCGAAGAATTGTCTCCGACAATGCGGCAAGCTGTACAACGCCGACCGTACTCAGTATGTGAAACGTCGACAGGAAGTTGACAGTGGTCAGGGGAATTTGCTATACTCTGCAAAGTTCAAGGAAGGTGGGGTGATGTGGAAGCTGCACGGAGAAGCGGGACTGTTGACATCGTCCAACGAGTACGTCGCTCAAGTTACGGTCAGACAGCTGGAAGAGCTGGATCTTGCGACTACGTTCAACTTTGCCAAGGGAATTCTTAGGAAGAATCTAAAAGTGACAAAAGTTCTGCTCGACGAACATCATATCGATGTCGAGAAGGTGAAGCAATCGTGTGATGAGTATTTGAAGGGAGTGTTTGCCAATACGATTGATAACGTGCAAAACGCCGAGGACTTGTACCAACTGGAAAGCATTTTGAAGCTGAACTTACAAGatgatcaaaaaattatcactgCAATCAAGAATTACACATTTATGTCTGACAAAACGAAGCAAATTGTCATGCGGTGCTTTGAAATGGAGTCCCGGCAAACAACCAGAAACAGGGTCTTCAATGTGATCAACTCTTTTTTGGGAGTTTCAAAGCCACGAAGCTGTGTTGACATTCTACGTGAAAATGTTCGGTTTGGAATTGAGTCCCACAAAGCGAAGGCATTGGAAATTGCTCCTGGCATCATGAGGGTCCACTTGACCATGTTGCTAGGCAAAAGTGTCCTCTTTGTGACGAGATACGACTTGAAGCTGTTTTCGGATATGATCAACGCCATGGACAACACGTTGGTAAAGTCGATGATGTTCGCTATGGTCGATCGATACTTTCAAAGAATCAAACATTTCTCAACGAATCAGCTGACACCAGTGTTGCCATTTACTAACCAAATCTTTTTCTACCTCTGTAAAAGCGTATTGGATGTAAGTGAGGAAGTTGCTGCAAAAACGTCAACGAAGAAAATTTTGCACTACGATGCTGCAACAGGTTGGCGAAAGAACGTATTCAATCGAAGATTAAAGTCTTCAGCCCTGGACAAATGCCTTGATCACGAACTGAATCTACTGCTCAAGTTGCTCAACCACTTCGAAGTGGGAAGGCcaacctccagcgaacgattcCCGTACAAGTTCAAGATCTTTGAAAACATCGAATCAAACCCAGAATACAAACAAGTCATCGAACATGCCAACAAAGCATTCGGACATCagcacaacaaaaaatcaacagtGCTGCCAGACGAGCTGCACGTGTGGATCTGCCTGCTGGACGACACCATTGCGCAGTTCTTCTCCAACGACGAACACATCGTGAAGCTGAGCTCGGCGCTGCTCAAGCTTTACATGAACTACTCGCTGTCCGGCCAAATGTCGCTGGATTCGCTCGAGTCCCTTCGGGTGATCACCCACAACACGATCCGCTTCGTAGCGCAAGCTGGCCCGTTTGTTCATCCGAAGAACGAACAGGACAACTACATCATCATGAAGCAGATCGGCTACATGAACCGGGCATCGCTCGAGGGCCGGATGTCCTTCACCGACTATCGTGACTTGATCGAGGTGTTTGCTCAGTACTGGAAACAGCGCAGTGATGCCATCGACGGGTTGGAGGCCAAACTGCCAGGAGATTGCTTCAAGCACGAGGTGGAGGCCGTTCAATCGCTGCTCATGCAGTGCTTGGCCGGGGCGCTGGACAAGAACGTCAAGCTGGCGGATCTGATCAGCTTTTGCCGCGTGTACGAGGAGCTGCTCGTCGATGTTCACAATCTCCCGCTGGACTGGTTCGTGAGGATGCCAACGACGGACTGTGCGGATATCTTTCTGCGGAAGGGAGTTATCAGCGTCGTGGAAAACAAGTGGAAGGACAGCGATCAGCAGTGCTATCGGGTGAAGGACTTTGAGAAGTTTGAACGAGTGTATCGGGTGTTGTTTGAGGATGTTGAACTACCACGCAACTACTTGGTTGAGACAATCAAGGCACTGTTGAAGTGCATCAACAGTATGGAGGAGAAGAAGCACTGGAAAGGTGGTCTTGTACTCACAGAGTCGGATCAGTTGATCGCAACAGGGCTTTTAATAACCTCAGTCAGAAAGTCTCTGTTGTACCTCAAAGAACAAGCGGATTACATCAGTTTCGATCGGTTCCTAGAGGAAAACACCAAACCTTTTGTTGCCGTATCAAACGATAGCAGCTCCTTCGAGGATTTTAAAAAGAGAATCACCCTAATCAAGGAGTCTTACTGGTACATCAGAAATCTCAACGTGATCGACATCGATACTGCGTTGAAGCTTTTCAGAGAAAGTAACGAGTCTGACTTCAACGAGGAGTATCTGCGTCTGTTCTACCGCAAGTACAGTGAACAGTTTGAAAAGTACATGACCCAAAATGACACTCTTGAAACGACGGCAAGAATTGCTCCGATTGTCGCCGAAGTAAAACGCCAGAAACGACACTATCTGGCTGAGAAATGGAACGTCGACTTCAAATTCAACGTAATGCCAGTGTTGTTGGCTGGGCTGAGTGCGGTTTGGTCACTGCACGTTTCAAAGGACGTGGCCAGTTCCGGACAATATCTGAAGCCTCACTGCGTTCAGATTCTCTGTGTATCACGGCTGCTCAGTACGGAAAAGGTGACTCCGGGTGTTCGGAAGCATTTGGCCCAGGTGTTGACAGGGCAGGGCAAATCATTGGTTCTGGCGCTGGTGGCGGCTATTTTGGCCCTTTGTGGACATTCTGTGCAGGTCATGTGCTACAGTAAATACCTGGCGACAAGGGATGAGAAAGATTTCGAAgagttttataattattttgatattcgtCGGAACATAACTTATCAGACATTTGGTCAAGCAGCAGGAGAGCATTTTGAAATCGTAGCTGGGAATGCCAAAAAGTACGTTCACCGTTGTATTGGACTACCGAAAGCAGCTAAATTGTACGGAAACAGTAGACCAAATCCAGTTTTACTAATTGACGAAgttgatgtattttttgatgataAGCTTTATGGAGAAAATAGGGGCATTGGATCGTTTCCAAGTGTCTCCGGTTTAgataaaatacaattaaaaatatgGGAACTTGTAAAACAGCGAGCTTCAAATATTCGACAATCAGTTgactttttcataaatttcagcgCCTGTACTGATAGCACTGAGTTCAATCACTTGATGGATAAGTCTGGGCAGTACTCTTTACTTACATCAGGGAATAATGAGTGTACTATAAAACATTATTCAAACGCTACTCTATTTTCATCGCACCTTGACGAGATGATATCAACAGCTGAAAAAGTTTACAACATGAAGAATGATGATAGTTTTCTAAATCAATACCAATTAAATAGATTTGGTAATATAactaagaaaaaaagttttggaaacTACAGCGAAACTACCTACTATGGATATTAtaacacatttatttattttcgtttAAAACAAACAGACTTTGAGCAGGGAAAGTCCAACTTTGGATACTTTAATTTTCACTTGGGAAGCATATCTTACGCCAAACTCCCCGAAAATTTCCCGTTGATCCTAGGCGTGTCGGGAACCCTTACAACCCTAAGCAGCTACGAAAAGAAGGTCGTCAAAGATCACTACAACATAACGGACCTGTCAGTGATGCCATCGTTCTTTGGCGGATCGAACCTCAAGTTCAACGAAACGCAAGATTTCAGCTGTTTGAACACCGTCAACGAGTGGATGAACGCCATCTTTGGCCGGATCAACATGATGGTCTACGCGAGAAGATCGGTTCTGGTCGTGTTCGACACCGACCTCAAGATCAACGCCTTCAAGCAGCAATTTGCGGCCCAGCTGGATCGGCTGAACGTGCTGACCGTTGATACGGATCTCGTCGACAAGGAACGCTTCATCAACGATGCCGGGGTGAGTCGGACGATCACGCTGGCGACTCGCGAGATGGGTCGGGGTGTGGATTACAAGTCCAGTGTGGCGGTTGAGAGCAACGGAGGAGTGCACGTCATTCAGACCTTCTTTTCGGTGGACATCAAGGAGGAGACGCAGATCAAGGGACGAACTGCCAGGAAGGACAATCGGGGTAGTTACGAGCTGATTGTTTGCATCGATCATTTGCAGAGTGAAGATTTGGTGGACAAAACTGTTCATTTTTCGATGGTGTCGTATACGCAATTAAACACACGTAGAAATGAACAGCTAGTGTCGAAAGAGGCGAAAAGGGATGCGAAACTTAAAATTGCTAATGAAAAGCATGACGTCACGGCTAAATTTTATAAGGATTTATGAGTAAAGATTAAGTTTATCCGAgcattaaacaaacaaaaaaaaaagctgtttAAAATAAATACGTAATATCAATATTAACTGTGTTTTTAATACAAAACGTGATGTGGATTAGTAAAAAATGAGAATTTCCCTTAAATTACAACAATCAAACTGATGTAATTCTCgttcaaattccaaaaatcaaaaatttaacggTTCATTTGATGATCCAAATaaggtgaaaatgtatattttcacctctgaaaatgtgtaattttaccacttttctggagtaaagtttttttttcagtctaaattgaggtaaaattaaatcataaaagaaataatactcaacattccaaatttacacaattttgacTGTTTATGTACCCTGAAAATCTGGTTAGGGTTTAGTGGCTCCAccattgatttgaaatttgtattggattttgaccaatttaattAAAGTTGTTCGCTCGAGATTCCTACACGAATGATGGTGTCcgaggtttgattgttgaggcaattgcaaaatatgtacacctaagcttccatccatcctGGGATTCGAACTGAGAACCTTTGGATTGTTGAGTCCAGctgtctaccagcgactccactgaggcaggacccaggggtACGACTCCTAGACCTGGACTGAACTCGaccgacctaacctctaggatagaccggggccaacatttacttccccgtccgacggaaggcgtgatcagacaaatctcgtttcgaaaaatgccaccgggaccttctggaatcgaacccaggccgactgggtgagaagcaactacgcttacccctacatcaCCGGTTTTTACTTTTTATCGTAAAACATAACCAAACGGTTTTATTCTACGGTGAGGTTATAGATAGATAGGTTATAAATAGAACCGaagaacaactttttagaacttTACAAGGCACTGGAAATCGAATCATTCTACAGGTTTCTTAGAGTAGTACCCTACATGTGTTGAaactttttggtaacgattatcccattccttgtgaagtggaaatcggaaaaatattttgggtttccatgtaaaattatcacttAATCCCAAAATTGGGTCCTGAAacgaagcttagattgctgatattattgtttacagcgataaagc from Culex quinquefasciatus strain JHB chromosome 3, VPISU_Cqui_1.0_pri_paternal, whole genome shotgun sequence includes:
- the LOC6047142 gene encoding uncharacterized protein LOC6047142; this encodes MKDIKSEVDRASPDGANQTDEDKNAESTRSQNVDSAEVEAANPKPINLFTDQLIEDMIKCNVGAAKGAKPVEEPSTSKGDHENKDAKFKNAKGAKGNAPRRQRERNFVNSQKKEPQTDGNLPKNCLRQCGKLYNADRTQYVKRRQEVDSGQGNLLYSAKFKEGGVMWKLHGEAGLLTSSNEYVAQVTVRQLEELDLATTFNFAKGILRKNLKVTKVLLDEHHIDVEKVKQSCDEYLKGVFANTIDNVQNAEDLYQLESILKLNLQDDQKIITAIKNYTFMSDKTKQIVMRCFEMESRQTTRNRVFNVINSFLGVSKPRSCVDILRENVRFGIESHKAKALEIAPGIMRVHLTMLLGKSVLFVTRYDLKLFSDMINAMDNTLVKSMMFAMVDRYFQRIKHFSTNQLTPVLPFTNQIFFYLCKSVLDVSEEVAAKTSTKKILHYDAATGWRKNVFNRRLKSSALDKCLDHELNLLLKLLNHFEVGRPTSSERFPYKFKIFENIESNPEYKQVIEHANKAFGHQHNKKSTVLPDELHVWICLLDDTIAQFFSNDEHIVKLSSALLKLYMNYSLSGQMSLDSLESLRVITHNTIRFVAQAGPFVHPKNEQDNYIIMKQIGYMNRASLEGRMSFTDYRDLIEVFAQYWKQRSDAIDGLEAKLPGDCFKHEVEAVQSLLMQCLAGALDKNVKLADLISFCRVYEELLVDVHNLPLDWFVRMPTTDCADIFLRKGVISVVENKWKDSDQQCYRVKDFEKFERVYRVLFEDVELPRNYLVETIKALLKCINSMEEKKHWKGGLVLTESDQLIATGLLITSVRKSLLYLKEQADYISFDRFLEENTKPFVAVSNDSSSFEDFKKRITLIKESYWYIRNLNVIDIDTALKLFRESNESDFNEEYLRLFYRKYSEQFEKYMTQNDTLETTARIAPIVAEVKRQKRHYLAEKWNVDFKFNVMPVLLAGLSAVWSLHVSKDVASSGQYLKPHCVQILCVSRLLSTEKVTPGVRKHLAQVLTGQGKSLVLALVAAILALCGHSVQVMCYSKYLATRDEKDFEEFYNYFDIRRNITYQTFGQAAGEHFEIVAGNAKKYVHRCIGLPKAAKLYGNSRPNPVLLIDEVDVFFDDKLYGENRGIGSFPSVSGLDKIQLKIWELVKQRASNIRQSVDFFINFSACTDSTEFNHLMDKSGQYSLLTSGNNECTIKHYSNATLFSSHLDEMISTAEKVYNMKNDDSFLNQYQLNRFGNITKKKSFGNYSETTYYGYYNTFIYFRLKQTDFEQGKSNFGYFNFHLGSISYAKLPENFPLILGVSGTLTTLSSYEKKVVKDHYNITDLSVMPSFFGGSNLKFNETQDFSCLNTVNEWMNAIFGRINMMVYARRSVLVVFDTDLKINAFKQQFAAQLDRLNVLTVDTDLVDKERFINDAGVSRTITLATREMGRGVDYKSSVAVESNGGVHVIQTFFSVDIKEETQIKGRTARKDNRGSYELIVCIDHLQSEDLVDKTVHFSMVSYTQLNTRRNEQLVSKEAKRDAKLKIANEKHDVTAKFYKDL